CGTGTGTATGCGGCAATCCATTAATTAGCTTAATCTAAAAATTGACTTaattagttattttaaataataaacaagTATTATTAGAGGGTAAATATTCACCCggttaaaaacaaaaaaaatagagGTTGGATAAAATCATTTCTGTCAATTCTCCTTTTACCTCCTCTCTTCCAATAATGGATACTACACCTCTCAGTAGCGATTTGCTTCATTAAGCTTCATTGTGATCTTGATTTTTCCCCAATAACCTTCGATTGCTCGATCTTAATTTATTTTTGTTCGAGATCGGGGATTAAAAATTAGGATTTGTTAAAAAATCTAGGGTTCATTGGGGTTCTGGCTGAGTGAAGATTATTGGTAAAAATTTGAGTTACTTTGAAGAAGATAGTTATGCACTAATACTATTTCTTTAAAAACTAACTTCTTTGTTGCAAAATTATTGTATAAATTTGCTAGGAAACATCAATTCAATTTTACCATAAAATTAGATCGTTTTGGAGTATGAGTTATTGAATGAATATTTCTTCTTTTAAACAAATTCgggtaataaataaaaaagaataaaaCGAGAAAGATACAAAATAGATTGAGTAATAACATAGATGGATAATTTCATATGGAACCAGatggaaaaatgaagaagaaaggtgAAAAAATAAGGAAGAATGGTTAAAAAATGAGAAAGAAATGTATTAGGAGaattttttttaagaaaaaaagatTTGAAAGAGTGTAGGCTAATTAGCCTTTACATGTTGTCAAGTGGGGCCCTTTTGATGGCTTTTTCAACCATTACGTGCTCAATAGCGAGTTATTACACACGGTTTGCCAGAAATACAATGAGGGTGTTTCAATATTAAGGAGAATAAAGTTTAGGGCGATTTTGGGTGACACCAGATAGTTTAAGCAGGAAACTGACAAAAATATGATAGTTTAGGGTTATTTTAGGGTGTTAACTCATCATATTTTGGTGGGCAAAGTGCACCAATAACCACTTTTAAGCTTCCTTgttaaaatatattcataatttacgatgtatttaaagattagccaattcGCCTAAACTTCAGGACTAAATATCTTGAATTTTTGTATCCTGAATTTTTGAGCTGCTGATTCGGAATTCAGGACATACGATTAGAATTCCTAGACATAATTTTCGAACTTTATGACACGATGTCTTGAGAGGTTCAAACTTCATTGAGCGAATTGACCAATCATTAAATACATTATAAGCTGTGAATATATATTAAACAACATGCTTAAAAGCAGCTACCTGATGCCATTTCTACTATTTTGGTGTGCTCTAAGCCTCTACTACAGATGGTAATTTGCATGGGTTAGAAATTCCAATAATAAAGATTCTGATGAATTCAAACAAGGAGCTATTCTGCCTTTTTTTTCTACAAAGATGAAAACCTTGAAATAAATAGGTTCTATtttgttttggggggggggggaggaattGGCCTCAAAATGCCAAATGACAGCAAATAAGCAATTTGACTTATACAATCAAGAAATCATGATAAACGTATAACTAAATGCAAATAATTACAAGGCGTAAGCTACAAAAACAAACAtttgaaatagggattattttcATGGTATGACCTTTTTTAGGCCACTCTTTAAATTTTGTCCCATGTTAGCCCGGTGGACTAAACTTTCCCTTTAAGAGTAGTTGAAAGAATTTCTCCTCTGTTTTTTTATTTCTTCTGGCAGACAAATTTAGCCCAAACGCGGACCGAATTTAAATAGGCCTCGGAAAAGGCCATTTGTGCAAATGCCCCCTGAAATAGCTCATCTTAGAACAACTTTTAACTTGCTCTCCACCTGTTCTCGCACTTTCCACTGCAtccaaataatatttaaaaaacacCTTTAGTTAATGGCAGGAGAAAGATGGTAAATAGGCTAATAGCCTAGTAGAGATTCATCTGAAAGAAGGTTTACCTGCAAATCATTTATTTCCTCGTCTGTAAGTGAACGCTCCATGGACCGATAAGCTATCCTGTAGCAATGGCTCGTCATTCCTTTCTTATTGGTGAAGTTGTCGATCAATTTCACCTGACATTAGAATTGGCAGGAACGGTCACTAGACGAACTCAGGTTACAAACACGACCCTATAAACCTACTGTACAATTGGCCAAAGCTGTGGTGATTGGCTTCACTAGACAAACCCATCACCCCTCTCCCATCCCAGGGTATGATGCGAAAATCACTTAACTTGAAGCTTCAGATAAAAGTACTTGAGTCAGCATAGCTTACTTTTTACTTTGGAGAAATGAACTAATGATATCAATGAATAGGTGCTTTCAAACACGTTGAGTTAGAGAAACATTTCAAATATTCAGGAAATCTAGCAGGATAGATACTCATGAATTTGAATATTGGGGTATATCCAAGGAAACagccagaggcggatccagaatttgaagtttatgggttcctaTAACGATCTCAAGTTAGCGACTGGGTTCCCAatcaaatatttatagatatttaatgaatttttaaatACATACAAGGACTGTGCAAAAGCTACTAGGTTCCCGGGAACCCGGTCCGCCactggaaacagcctctctaccttcacaaggtaggggtaaggcctgcgtacacactacccttcccagacctcaCTTGTAGGATTACACTTGGTTTGTTGTTGTCTTTTTTTGTAGATAAGCATCCACAGTGAAATCTTTTAAGTTTTAACCAACATTAGCTGCCAACATCTATTGTACTGAAGAATTTGAGCTTGAATTTATTAAGCTAAATAGGATTTAGGTTTCCACATTTTTACCTTCAAAGAAACCAACTTTTATATGAAACTCATCTAAACAGAATGTTTAATGACCATTGCTCTACTGTGAATGTCCCTCAAAAAAAATTACTAACTGTAGACGTGTCCCCgacaaaatataaaaatgaataaCTAACAGTAACAAAACAGAAAAATTTTAAGACctggaaaaaataataatttagtattTTAAATTACTAATAAGAGTCAAAGACACATTAATGAAGGGACCCTCATATCTACAAGTTGGATtggcagaaagtagaatcatcatgTGGACATACCTCCTCGGCAAGGTCTCCAGCAATTCCTCTAACAACTTCACAGAGATTGTTCTCAGTAAACGAATCACTGATCCAGAAGCTCATGTCTTTATAACAAGGTGGATACTGCAAAAATTAAGGAACTTCAATCTCTTAAACACTAATAGATCCACAAACAAAATTATGCAGCCAAAAGTGGATCCCTTAAGTGCATTCTTCAAATAAAAAGCTGCACTTAAAGAAATGAAATGCTCAAAAAAACATATAAGAATTGGATTCTTCAAATGCTTAAAATCCCCATAAAAGCAGTAGCAAACAAGTCCTACCTTAGAAAATGGCTTAAACTTCAACCCCAGCAGGCCGCTAGAAAACTACATCATGATCAAGAAAAGTTATTGATAGCTACGAAAATCCAATCTGGTGATAGAAAAGGGGAGAGGTAGGAAGAACTAGCTGAAAAagcagaacaagaagaaaaatgaaaACATGACAGATGAAGAAATTACTTGAGAAGTGAATCGCTCATCAGTTGACCAGAAAAGTCGAATATCTGGAATATCAAATAAAACCATAGCCAAGCGCTCCAATCCAAGCCCAAACGCCCAAGCAACATTGTCCGTTCTACCGCTTCTTTTCAATATTTCTTGTTCTGTCACTCCACAACCCAAAACTTCCATCCACTCATTCTGGAAAAGGATTTAACAGTAAGTAGATCATAATAAAAATTATACCAGAAGGATGAGTCCATCTCCTATCTATTTTCAATAGCTCAAATTGGTCTTTGCTCTGGCTTTTCTCTCGAGGTTTCATCTCTATTTATTGTACTTTCTGCAATACGTAAGTGCTTTCCAATTCTTTTTTGGGTAATAAATGCATACATTACTTGTCAAAGAATAAGGTAGTATTATTGACGTTCTTGCATAATAATATCTTAGCTCAAGAATTACGGAGAGAGATAAAACACCAATAATGCTATCAAATATCACTAAAGTTTAGCTAAAAAGTTTCTCTTTTTGTGCTTCGCATGAAATGGTAGTGTTCTGCAGTACATAAACTAACAAAGAATCATTTTCTTTTTAGAGAAGAAGAAATAACAATTTGTATATCGATTTCCTCTATGCGTATGAGTTCAATATTCGGAAGGCTTACGTGTGCTTgtatatcctttttattttgtgattcgATGAATTGCTGTGTGAACTTCTCTTTGTCAAAATAGAGTCTCTAACGAGGTCTCTAGTCCTATGTAAAACCTTAATCTTCCTGCtttatttttccaacaaaattctaTTTTCTCAATTGAATTCAAAGTAAGGACAGCTAGCTCACATAATTAGTGAATGGCATATGATGTGTTTGTCTAATGCATGCTTGACACTCTTGAGCCCCAGCAAAAGAGATTGTTTAATTAGGCGATACAATCTTACTCTTTTTTACTGATAAATGAAGGTAAAATACCATTAGACTTCTATAAGTTATGTTAAGTTAAACCAAAGGGACTTTACCCAAATAGTAAAATAAGAGGAAAGGGAAGGTGAGGAGGTTACATATGAGGCTACTCTAGCTTGGTAACaactaccccccccccccccaaacacgcACACACACATCTATACATTTTATAGCATCTTATCAAACGATCTGATGAGACCACAAAAATAACTCGCATATTCTCCGAATTTTAACATCTAGAGAGGAGGGGCATAAAGGGAAACAAAAGCATGTATAAGTCTGTCATAAAGTAATGCAAAAGTATACCTGAAAATATATCTCCAGTTCAAATGATGGATTAGTAAAGGGGAAATAAGTGTCAACCCAGCGCATTTCCACACCACCTGAAGAACTAGAAAGATTAGGTTGAAGATTCATAAATCTTTGTCACTTAAAAGAAATTTTGCAGTAGAAAGATGGTTTCTGAAGATTTCTGAGAAAGAGGACAAGCTATAAGATTTATACACGATAGAAATGAGATACAGGAACATCGTCAATGAAGTGAAGGTCGACAAAATAAGGAAAAGCAGCAGAGGATTGGACCCCTCCTGAGTCCACTGATCTGCTGGAAATTTAACAGGGAAGCAACCAACTACATTATAATATCAGATACGATCTTCCATAGGTATTGTTAATTCTTACAGTGACTTCAACCTATTATCTAGCAGTCTACTTAGCTCTCTATAACTATCTGCCCTAAAAAAAAGGTGCTAATTGAGACACCTAAAGTATTAAGAAGATGGAAAAAAGCAAGAAAGAATAATAAAATAAGCAACTATCACCCCCCATCACACCTCTAAGATGAGATGAGCATAAATAGCTGGCATCCAAGGACCACCTGCTAATGATGTAAGGAAGTCATAGAGTAAGAGATTGGTTGCAATACTGATATTTATATGGTAAATAATAGTCAAATCATCATGACTCATTATTGGTTGCAATCCCAATATTTATATGGTAAATTATTGTGAAATCATCATGACACATTTTAGATCAAGAATCGTACCAAATAGATGTCGTGCCAAACCCTCAAGACATTTCTTTAAATCTTCTGCGGCATGTGACGTCGCATCAGCACCTGAACCCTCCCAATCATGTGGAGCAAAGACCCGTACACCCTCCATCTACAAAGTATGGCAAAAAACCATTAAAGGATAAATCCACACAACAATCTGCATGTCCAGAGAAAAATATGTTTGCAGGTAGAGAACCTGGTGGAATACAGGGTAGTGAGTTGCGTCAATCGAATCTCTACG
This sequence is a window from Nicotiana tomentosiformis chromosome 5, ASM39032v3, whole genome shotgun sequence. Protein-coding genes within it:
- the LOC104085885 gene encoding phenylalanine--tRNA ligase, chloroplastic/mitochondrial; amino-acid sequence: MALSFAKSTFLSNPTLYFPKNGIRGFGFLLPFSSFSTSSALPKRRQTVVSALELGGVKISKDEIVRDDPTNNIPDTIFAKLGMQLHRRNQHPLGILKNAIYDYFDTNYPDKFDKFDDLCPIVSVRQNFNEVLVPADHVSRSYNDTYYVDSQTVLRCHTSAHQAELLRNGHTHFLVTGDVYRRDSIDATHYPVFHQMEGVRVFAPHDWEGSGADATSHAAEDLKKCLEGLARHLFGGVEMRWVDTYFPFTNPSFELEIYFQNEWMEVLGCGVTEQEILKRSGRTDNVAWAFGLGLERLAMVLFDIPDIRLFWSTDERFTSQFSSGLLGLKFKPFSKYPPCYKDMSFWISDSFTENNLCEVVRGIAGDLAEEVKLIDNFTNKKGMTSHCYRIAYRSMERSLTDEEINDLQWKVREQVESKLKVVLR